In Gammaproteobacteria bacterium, a single window of DNA contains:
- a CDS encoding outer membrane protein transport protein, whose product MQKAGKCLLVLSACCAGGQATAAGFAITENGASGLGNAFAGAAAVAEDASTVWFNPAAMTLLEDRQFAPALHVIVPRVEFRNDGSSLTPLVGNGPVSGGDGGGAGAVIPVPNVYYTQPLNDSITFGLGINAPFGFTTNYNEDWVGRYHAIDTELLTVNFNPNIGWKVNDSLALGFGLNALYFDGKLSSAIDQSSICLGLLGAACGGIGLGRPGNPATDGKVRFEGDDWGYGYNLGALFKVSESFRIGASYRSAIGIEVRGEADFDNISPAFATSGLFADSSGSAEIDLPASFSLSSLYQLTDAWSLLGDVTWTDWSRFDELRLEFDNPNQPDSVTTQDWEDSYRYSLGLRYQPETVWTYRAGMAYDETPVPNAERRTPRIPDQDRLWLALGLSYAPVENLRLDLGYAHLVIRDATIENTLESQAPHVLRGNYEVEVDIVSAQLNWGF is encoded by the coding sequence ATGCAAAAAGCCGGTAAATGTTTGCTGGTGTTGTCCGCGTGTTGCGCGGGAGGGCAAGCGACGGCCGCGGGCTTCGCGATCACTGAAAATGGCGCCAGCGGCCTCGGCAATGCCTTCGCTGGCGCGGCGGCGGTGGCGGAGGACGCTTCCACCGTATGGTTCAATCCGGCCGCGATGACTTTGCTCGAAGATCGTCAGTTTGCCCCAGCGTTGCACGTCATTGTACCGCGCGTCGAATTTCGCAACGATGGCTCCAGCTTGACGCCGCTTGTCGGTAACGGCCCGGTCTCGGGTGGGGACGGAGGCGGTGCCGGGGCGGTCATTCCGGTGCCCAACGTGTATTACACGCAGCCGTTGAACGACAGCATCACCTTCGGCCTCGGAATTAACGCCCCGTTCGGCTTTACGACTAACTACAACGAAGACTGGGTCGGGCGTTACCATGCCATCGACACCGAGTTGCTCACGGTCAACTTCAACCCCAACATCGGCTGGAAAGTCAACGACAGCCTCGCGCTGGGCTTTGGGCTGAACGCGCTGTATTTTGATGGCAAGCTTTCCAGCGCCATCGATCAATCCTCCATCTGTTTGGGACTGCTGGGCGCGGCATGCGGCGGTATCGGTCTTGGCAGGCCAGGCAATCCCGCCACCGACGGCAAGGTTCGATTCGAGGGCGACGATTGGGGTTACGGTTACAATCTGGGCGCGCTTTTTAAGGTGAGCGAATCCTTTCGCATTGGCGCGTCGTACCGGTCCGCCATCGGCATCGAGGTCCGCGGCGAAGCCGACTTCGACAACATCAGTCCGGCCTTCGCGACTTCCGGGCTGTTTGCCGACAGCAGTGGCAGCGCCGAGATCGACTTGCCGGCCAGTTTTTCGCTAAGTTCGCTCTATCAACTCACCGACGCCTGGAGTTTGCTCGGCGACGTGACCTGGACGGACTGGAGCCGGTTCGACGAACTGCGACTGGAATTCGATAATCCGAACCAGCCCGATTCAGTCACAACCCAGGACTGGGAAGACAGCTACCGTTATTCGCTTGGCCTGCGCTACCAGCCCGAAACCGTATGGACGTATCGCGCTGGCATGGCCTACGACGAGACGCCGGTACCGAACGCGGAGCGACGCACGCCGCGCATACCGGACCAGGATCGTCTTTGGCTGGCGCTGGGTCTCAGCTATGCGCCGGTTGAAAATCTGCGCCTGGACTTAGGGTATGCGCATCTTGTCATCCGGGATGCGACGATCGAGAACACACTTGAAAGCCAGGCGCCGCACGTGCTCAGGGGAAATTACGAGGTCGAAGTCGATATCGTTAGCGCCCAGTTGAACTGGGGATTCTAA